Proteins encoded in a region of the Bubalus bubalis isolate 160015118507 breed Murrah chromosome 9, NDDB_SH_1, whole genome shotgun sequence genome:
- the C9H19orf71 gene encoding uncharacterized protein C19orf71 homolog, with protein sequence MRGEGGAEIVEGKFRKLVLFQDAPVGVLGDRKEAGGLSPRLAPPRSSNAGPSPEGGRQWLGWGPVGPAVARTLGWPLLLSTMAPQDLEAGAPRHAEADMQTLRRQAAWPCVRRGTLEVDFPPPLYSDDYLSQEGPRWTPAIRQAARWKYTPMGRDAAGQLWYTGLTNSDSREAWYTLPRAPDSPYREAYARWHGCYGHQERSLPSAYTQRLRETAWYDPIIPAQYTDPSTRWGSVLWKDRPIRGKEFAINRHRFGVEPLWRASDYVRYLSAPQRPRYTAQNYRQWGLEPYCPATNQRPPPVYTPSH encoded by the exons ATGCGGGGAGAAGGTGGAGCTGAGATTGTGGAAGGGAAATTCAGAAAGTTGGTTCTGTTCCAAGATGCCCCTGTGGGGGTGTTGGGGGACAGAAAAGAGGCGGGTGGACTGAGCCCCAGGCTGGCCCCACCCAGGAGCTCCAACGCGGGCCCCTCTCCtgagggagggaggcagtggCTTGGATGGGGGCCAGTAGGTCCAGCTGTTGCCAGGACGCTGGGGTGGCCTTTGTTGCTGTCAACAATGGCCCCACAGGACTTGGAGGCAGGAGCCCCCAGGCACGCAGAGGCAGACATGCAGACCCTGAGGCGGCAGGCTGCCTGGCCCTGTGTCCGCCGGGGAACCCTGGAAGTGGATTTCCCTCCGCCTCTCTACAG CGATGACTACCTGTCCCAGGAGGGGCCCCGCTGGACTCCGGCCATCAGACAGGCCGCGCGCTGGAAGTACACGCCCATGGGACGCGACGCGGCCGGCCAGCTGTGGTACACGGGCCTGACCAACTCGGACTCCCGGGAAGCCTGGTACACGCTCCCGCGGGCTCCGGACAGCCCGTACCGTGAGGCTTATGCCCGCTGGCACGGGTGCTATGGCCACCAGGAGCGCAGCCTGCCCTCGG CCTACACCCAGCGTCTGCGAGAGACGGCCTGGTACGACCCCATCATCCCCGCCCAGTACACAGACCCCAGCACTCGGTGGGGAAGCGTGCTGTGGAAGGACAGGCCCATCAGGGGCAAAGAATTTG CCATCAACAGGCACCGTTTCGGGGTGGAACCGCTATGGCGGGCGTCTGACTACGTGCGGTACTTGTCAGCGCCCCAGCGCCCGCGCTACACCGCCCAGAACTACCGGCAGTGGGGCCTGGAACCCTACTGTCCCGCCACCAACCAGCGGCCCCCGCCCGTCTATACACCCAGTCACTGA
- the MFSD12 gene encoding major facilitator superfamily domain-containing protein 12, with protein sequence MGPGPPAAGAGAPLRPLSLVARLSYAVGHFLNDLCASMWFTYLLLYLHSVRAYSSRGAGLLLLLGQVADGLCTPLVGFEADRAAGRCARFGPRKAWHLVGTICVLLSFPFIFSPCLGCGAATPEWAALLYYGPFIVIFQFGWAATQIAHLSLIPELVTNDHEKVELTALRYAFTVVANITVYGAAWLLLHLQGSPHSGPTEDVSDQLGVQDVPVFRNLSLLVVGVGAVFSLLFHLGTREGRRRQVEEPGEHSPLLAPSTTQPLLLWKHWLREPAFYQVGLLYMSTRLIVNLSQTYIAMYLTYSLHLPKRFIATIPLVMYLSGFCSSFLMKPVNKCIGRNMTYFVGLLVILAFAAWVALAEELGMAVYVAAVLLGMGCATILVTSLAMTADLIGPHTHSGAFVYGAMSFSDKVANGLAVMAIQSLHPCSLELCCKACVAFYHWVMVVVTGGVGVAATLALCSLLVWPIRLRRWDPGA encoded by the exons ATGGGCCCGGGGCCCCCGGCGGCCGGAGCCGGAGCGCCCCTGCGACCGCTGTCCCTGGTCGCGCGGCTGAGCTACGCTGTGGGCCACTTCCTCAATGACCTATGCGCGTCCATGTGGTTCACCTACCTGCTGCTCTACCTGCACTCGGTGCGCGCCTACAGCTCGCGTGGCGCcggcctgctgctactgctcgGCCAGGTGGCCGACGGGCTGTGCACTCCCCTGGTGGGCTTCGAGGCTGACCGCGCCGCAGGCCGCTGCGCCCGCTTCGGCCCGCGCAAGGCCTGGCACCTGGTCG GCACCATCTGTGTCTTGCTGTCCTTCCCCTTCATCTTCAGCCCCTGCCTGGGCTGCGGGGCCGCCACACCTGAGTGGGCCGCCCTCCTCTACTACGGGCCCTTCATTGTGATCTTCCAGTTCGGCTGGGCTGCTACACAAATCGCCCACCTCAGCCTCATCCCAGAGCTCGTCACCAACGACCACGAGAAGGTGGAGCTCACAGCTCTGAG GTATGCCTTCACTGTGGTGGCCAACATCACTGTCTACGGAGCTGCCTGGCTTCTGCTACACCTGCAGGGCTCTCCCCACAGCGGCCCCACTGAGGATGTCAGCGACCAACTGGGGGTCCAGGATGTGCCAGTGTTCCGG AACCTCTCCCTGCTGGTGGTGGGTGTCGGAGCTGTCTTCTCACTGCTGTTCCACCTGGGCACCAGGGAAGGGCGCCGGCGGCAGGTGGAGGAGCCCGGTGAACACAGCCCCCTGTTGGCTCCCTCTACCACCCAGCCCTTGCTACTCTGGAAACACTGGCTTCGGGAGCCAGCCTTTTATCAG GTTGGCCTGCTGTACATGAGCACGAGGCTCATTGTGAACCTGTCCCAGACGTACATAGCCATGTACCTCACCTACTCCCTCCACCTGCCCAAG AGGTTCATCGCCACCATCCCGCTGGTGATGTACCTTAGCGGTTTCTGCTCCTCCTTCCTCATGAAGCCAGTGAACAAGTGCATCGGGAGGAAT ATGACCTACTTCGTGGGCCTTCTGGTGATTCTGGCCTTTGCAGCCTGGGTGGCGCTGGCAGAGGAGCTGGGCATGGCTGTGTATGTGGCGGCTGTGTTGCTGGGCATGGGCTGTGCCACCATCCTTGTCACCTCATTGGCCATGACGGCTGACCTCATCGGTCCTCACACG CACAGTGGAGCCTTCGTGTATGGCGCCATGAGCTTCTCGGACAAGGTGGCCAATGGGCTGGCAGTTATGGCCATCCAGAGCCTGCACCCCTGCTC CTTGGAGCTCTGCTGCAAAGCCTGTGTGGCTTTCTACCACTGGGTGATGGTGGTCGTAACAGGTGGTGTGGGCGTGGCCGCCACCCTGGCTCTGTGCAGTCTCCTGGTCTGGCCCATCCGCCTTCGGAGAT GGGACCCTGGAGCCTAG